A window from Candidatus Binatia bacterium encodes these proteins:
- a CDS encoding OB-fold domain-containing protein, which translates to MSAELSSPTPPLPQPTPDSAPFYEAARRGELRLQKCTSCGRFRHYPRPVCPHCLSRDFAWERASGRGTVYTWTIVRGPTLPAFQHKLPYNVVDVLLEEGVHFVSEVLDCAPEEIHAGMPVEATFVPVSDEITLVKFRRVR; encoded by the coding sequence ATGTCCGCCGAGCTGTCCTCGCCGACGCCGCCCCTGCCGCAGCCGACGCCCGACAGCGCGCCGTTCTACGAGGCCGCGCGCCGCGGCGAGCTGCGGCTGCAGAAGTGCACGAGCTGCGGACGCTTCCGCCACTACCCGCGTCCGGTGTGCCCGCACTGCCTGTCGCGCGACTTCGCCTGGGAGCGCGCGAGCGGCCGCGGCACGGTCTACACCTGGACGATCGTCCGCGGGCCGACGCTGCCCGCGTTCCAGCACAAGCTGCCCTACAACGTGGTCGACGTGCTGCTCGAGGAGGGCGTGCACTTCGTGAGCGAGGTGCTCGACTGCGCGCCCGAGGAGATCCACGCCGGCATGCCGGTCGAGGCGACGTTCGTGCCGGTCAGCGACGAGATCACGCTGGTCAAGTTCCGGCGCGTGAGATGA
- a CDS encoding class IV adenylate cyclase: protein MSDGGSRRNVEIKARCADHGRVRAELERRGARRVGLDRQIDTYFRVAHGRLKLREGTIENALIHYQRSDERGPKLSQVTLLPTEPGSPLKTILERALGVDVVVDKRREIFFLDNVKIHLDEVESLGTFVEIEAIDERGDRPLETLRAQCEELMRAFGVEAADLLATSYSDLLRGAA, encoded by the coding sequence ATGAGCGACGGCGGGAGCCGCCGAAACGTCGAGATCAAGGCGCGCTGCGCGGACCACGGTCGCGTCCGCGCCGAGCTCGAGCGGCGCGGCGCGCGCCGCGTCGGCCTCGACCGCCAGATCGACACCTACTTCCGCGTCGCGCACGGCCGCCTGAAGCTCCGCGAGGGGACGATCGAGAACGCGCTCATCCACTACCAGCGCTCGGACGAGCGCGGTCCGAAGCTCTCGCAGGTGACGCTGCTCCCGACCGAGCCCGGCTCGCCGCTCAAGACCATCCTCGAGCGCGCGCTCGGCGTCGACGTCGTGGTCGACAAGCGGCGCGAGATCTTCTTCCTCGACAACGTCAAGATCCACCTCGACGAGGTCGAGAGCCTCGGCACCTTCGTCGAGATCGAGGCGATCGACGAGCGCGGCGACCGTCCGCTCGAGACGCTGCGCGCGCAGTGCGAGGAGCTCATGCGCGCCTTCGGCGTCGAGGCGGCGGACCTGCTCGCGACGTCGTACTCGGACCTGCTGCGCGGCGCCGCGTAG
- a CDS encoding cupin domain-containing protein — MQAKDQGPSPYVVDIEETTLANANFRTAAWTGKHFQLTLMTIPPGGEVGLEVHPDTDQFLRLEQGRAKVLMGRAKNELSRTWQAEADWAIIVPAGTWHNIVNIGDEPLKLYSIYAPPHHPHGTVHATYEDAMAAEAEEH; from the coding sequence ATGCAGGCAAAGGATCAGGGACCGTCGCCGTACGTGGTCGACATCGAGGAGACGACCCTCGCCAACGCGAACTTTCGCACCGCCGCCTGGACCGGGAAGCACTTCCAGCTCACCTTGATGACGATCCCACCCGGCGGCGAGGTCGGGCTCGAGGTCCATCCGGACACCGACCAGTTCCTGCGCCTCGAGCAGGGCAGGGCCAAGGTGCTGATGGGCCGCGCGAAGAACGAGCTGTCGCGCACCTGGCAGGCCGAGGCGGACTGGGCGATCATCGTGCCCGCCGGCACCTGGCACAACATCGTCAACATCGGCGACGAGCCGCTGAAGCTCTACTCGATCTACGCGCCGCCGCACCATCCGCACGGCACGGTGCACGCGACGTACGAGGACGCGATGGCCGCCGAGGCCGAGGAGCACTGA
- a CDS encoding PspA/IM30 family protein, producing MGFVSRLYNLVRGALSNWMGGREQKNPAAVYEAAIQQRLEQYVTLRQATAGVLYMRSKLARDLELKASALRSLNRELDYAVEHDHDDVALALISRREALSAEVKRVTDELADLNREAEAAKKNLIAFQGEVARLREEKARTLARLANAKARLRLQETIKGLSPDADIQALEEVRAHVERLVAEAQVSREVSDVELERKLECIREAEATTAARAQLEEMKRARKRSLVPLDLKDGAAVQAAAS from the coding sequence ATGGGATTCGTGTCTCGACTCTACAACCTCGTCCGCGGCGCCCTGTCGAACTGGATGGGCGGCCGCGAGCAGAAGAATCCGGCCGCGGTCTACGAGGCCGCGATCCAGCAGCGCCTCGAGCAGTACGTCACGCTGCGCCAGGCGACGGCCGGCGTGCTCTACATGCGCAGCAAGCTCGCGCGCGATCTCGAGCTCAAGGCGTCGGCGCTCAGATCGCTGAACCGCGAGCTCGACTACGCCGTCGAGCACGACCACGACGACGTCGCGCTGGCGCTGATCTCGCGTCGCGAGGCGCTGTCGGCCGAGGTCAAGCGCGTCACCGACGAGCTCGCGGACCTCAACCGCGAGGCCGAGGCGGCGAAGAAGAACCTGATCGCCTTCCAGGGCGAGGTCGCGCGGCTGCGCGAGGAGAAGGCGCGCACGCTCGCGCGGCTCGCGAACGCGAAGGCGCGCCTGCGTCTGCAGGAGACGATCAAGGGCCTCTCGCCCGACGCCGACATCCAGGCGCTCGAGGAGGTGCGCGCGCACGTCGAGCGTCTGGTCGCCGAGGCGCAGGTGAGCCGCGAGGTCTCCGACGTCGAGCTCGAGCGCAAGCTCGAGTGCATCCGCGAGGCCGAGGCGACCACCGCGGCGCGCGCGCAGCTCGAGGAGATGAAGCGCGCGCGCAAGCGCTCGCTGGTCCCGCTCGACCTGAAGGACGGCGCGGCGGTGCAGGCCGCAGCGTCCTGA
- a CDS encoding VOC family protein, which yields MTPSAAGGERTLEVLGLDHLYVSVADFSRSEAFYDRLMRYLGFRKGDRQIAGEPHAHYFNRVLQLSIRPARGGRVGHDPYAPGLHHVCFQVPDRASVDHACATLRSWGVDASEPRVWPEYNDDYYATFFSDPDGIRLEIVARSKYRRAIAERFGEFRVFLNPLQELRERTGRR from the coding sequence GTGACGCCGTCCGCGGCAGGCGGCGAGCGCACGCTCGAGGTCCTCGGCCTCGACCACCTGTACGTCTCGGTCGCCGACTTCTCGCGCTCGGAGGCGTTCTACGACCGCCTCATGCGCTACCTGGGCTTCCGCAAGGGCGACAGGCAGATCGCCGGCGAGCCGCACGCGCACTACTTCAACCGCGTCCTGCAGCTCTCGATCCGCCCGGCGCGCGGCGGACGCGTCGGCCACGATCCGTACGCGCCCGGGCTGCACCACGTCTGCTTCCAGGTGCCGGACCGCGCGTCCGTCGACCACGCGTGCGCGACGCTGCGGAGCTGGGGCGTCGACGCTTCCGAGCCGCGCGTCTGGCCGGAGTACAACGACGACTACTACGCGACCTTCTTCTCCGACCCCGACGGCATCCGCCTCGAGATCGTCGCGCGCTCGAAGTACCGGCGGGCGATCGCCGAGCGGTTCGGCGAGTTCCGCGTCTTCCTGAACCCGCTGCAGGAGCTCCGGGAGCGCACGGGACGGCGCTGA
- a CDS encoding ROK family protein, with translation MARTLGIDLGGTKIEGVVLEDDLSIVARKRIPTERERGYEHIVDRVVDMVRDFLPMIPDCRVVGIGTPGALTQDGTLKNSNTTCLNGRPLLADLERALGLPVRLENDANCFVLAEALAGAGRGYEVVFGVILGTGVGGGIVMRGQLWSGPQHIAGEWGHHAIDPEGPECYCGQRGCVETLLSGPALERAYREAGGAPASVREIADRAAAGEEIAARVLGGYLESFGRALANVISILDPSVVVLGGGLSNLDVLYDRGRAEVARRVFNDRLLTPIVKNRLGDSAGSLGAALLAAAASGEGGAG, from the coding sequence ATGGCACGCACGCTCGGCATCGATCTCGGCGGGACCAAGATCGAGGGCGTCGTCCTGGAGGACGACCTGTCGATCGTCGCGCGCAAGCGCATCCCGACCGAGCGCGAACGCGGCTACGAGCACATCGTCGACCGCGTCGTCGACATGGTGCGCGACTTCCTGCCGATGATCCCCGACTGTCGCGTCGTCGGGATCGGCACGCCGGGCGCGCTCACGCAGGACGGCACGCTCAAGAATTCGAACACGACGTGCCTGAACGGCAGGCCGCTGCTCGCCGACCTCGAGCGCGCGCTCGGGCTGCCGGTGCGGCTCGAGAACGACGCCAACTGCTTCGTCCTCGCCGAGGCGCTCGCCGGCGCCGGTCGCGGGTACGAGGTCGTGTTCGGCGTGATCCTCGGCACGGGGGTGGGCGGCGGGATCGTGATGCGCGGGCAGCTCTGGTCCGGCCCGCAGCACATCGCCGGGGAGTGGGGCCACCACGCCATCGATCCCGAGGGCCCCGAGTGCTACTGCGGACAGCGCGGCTGCGTCGAGACGCTGCTCTCGGGACCGGCCCTCGAGCGCGCCTACCGCGAGGCGGGCGGCGCGCCGGCGAGCGTGCGCGAGATCGCCGACCGCGCGGCGGCCGGCGAGGAGATCGCGGCCCGGGTCCTCGGCGGCTACCTCGAAAGCTTCGGCCGCGCGCTCGCCAACGTGATCTCGATCCTCGATCCGTCGGTCGTCGTCCTGGGCGGCGGCCTCTCGAACCTCGACGTGCTCTACGACCGCGGCCGCGCGGAGGTGGCGCGGCGCGTGTTCAACGACCGGCTGCTCACGCCGATCGTCAAGAACAGGCTCGGCGACTCGGCGGGCTCGCTCGGCGCGGCGCTGCTCGCCGCGGCCGCGAGCGGCGAGGGGGGAGCCGGCTGA
- a CDS encoding lipid-transfer protein — translation MNQCAGDMSVDRTIRDKAAIVGIGQTRFAKHLGMSEYEMAVEAIFAACEDAGIAPREIDGLVRYDMEQTDEEQLLSVLGNPLLRFFAGTAWGGGGSASVLVVAASAIASGMAETVLVYRSRARGKHSSWGKDPKQGGRYWEKLPSTLPGLNQWHVPQGLVSAFQEMAMISMRHRIEFGTNDDQYADVAIAFREHAMRNPNAVMRAPMTREDHHASRMISDPLRLYDCNIETDGAVAMIVTSVERARDLRQPPAVIRAGAMAAGSHHIRLSTLFERPWDEESPVRVARQLYAMAGVGPHEIKAAFFYDFFTSMVIIALEQYGFAPRGEGGPFVENGGLAWRGGRLPCNTNGGQLSEAFIHGFNNTVEAVRQIRGTSTSQVEGCDLVLVAGANTDPTGAVILRRL, via the coding sequence ATGAACCAGTGTGCGGGCGACATGAGCGTCGACCGCACGATCCGCGACAAGGCCGCCATCGTCGGCATCGGCCAGACGAGGTTCGCGAAGCACCTCGGCATGTCGGAGTACGAGATGGCGGTCGAGGCGATCTTCGCCGCCTGCGAGGACGCGGGCATCGCGCCGCGCGAGATCGACGGGCTCGTGCGCTACGACATGGAGCAGACCGACGAGGAGCAGCTGCTCTCCGTGCTCGGCAACCCGCTGCTCCGCTTCTTCGCCGGCACCGCGTGGGGCGGCGGCGGCTCGGCGTCGGTGCTGGTGGTCGCGGCGAGCGCGATCGCGTCGGGCATGGCCGAGACGGTCCTCGTCTACCGCTCGCGCGCGCGCGGCAAGCACTCGAGCTGGGGCAAGGATCCGAAGCAGGGCGGACGCTACTGGGAGAAGCTGCCGTCGACGCTGCCCGGGCTCAACCAGTGGCACGTGCCGCAGGGGCTGGTCTCGGCGTTTCAGGAGATGGCGATGATCAGCATGCGCCATCGCATCGAGTTCGGCACGAACGACGACCAGTACGCCGACGTCGCGATCGCGTTTCGCGAGCACGCGATGCGCAACCCGAACGCGGTGATGCGCGCGCCGATGACGCGCGAGGATCATCACGCCTCGCGCATGATCTCCGACCCGCTGCGGCTCTACGACTGCAACATCGAAACCGACGGCGCGGTGGCGATGATCGTCACCTCGGTCGAGCGCGCGCGCGACCTGCGCCAGCCGCCGGCGGTGATCCGCGCGGGCGCGATGGCGGCGGGCTCGCACCACATCCGGCTCTCGACGCTGTTCGAGCGTCCGTGGGACGAGGAGTCTCCGGTGCGCGTCGCGCGCCAGCTCTACGCGATGGCGGGCGTCGGACCGCACGAGATCAAGGCCGCGTTCTTCTACGACTTCTTCACCTCGATGGTGATCATCGCGCTCGAGCAGTACGGCTTTGCGCCGCGCGGCGAGGGCGGGCCGTTCGTCGAGAACGGCGGCCTCGCGTGGCGCGGCGGACGGCTGCCGTGCAACACCAACGGCGGCCAGCTCTCGGAGGCGTTCATCCACGGCTTCAACAACACCGTCGAGGCGGTGCGGCAGATCCGCGGCACCTCGACCTCGCAGGTCGAGGGCTGCGACCTCGTGCTGGTCGCCGGTGCCAACACCGATCCGACCGGCGCGGTGATCCTGCGGAGGCTGTGA
- a CDS encoding sigma-54 dependent transcriptional regulator, producing MQGRVLIVDDEKALVLAIKGLLVKEGYQVETAYSGEDAVKLIETGSFHVVITDLSLGGISGLEVLERARAIDPDLAVIMITAYGSEKVAVQAMKMGAADYLPKPFDNDELRVVVRRVMETALLKRDHRRLLEQVQSAYGFEQIVGTSPVMQRIFATIDKVADTDVTVLIRGESGTGKELVANALHYRSPRRSKPMIKMNCAALNRELVESELFGHEKGAFTGAVTRREGKFEAANGGTLFLDEVGDMPLETQAKLLRAIQEKEFERVGGNQPIKVDVRLIAATNHDLEEAVRRGRFREDLYYRLRVVELVIPPLAERREDIPLLIDHFLKQAAQRFKREPKPLSGDALRACLTHEWRGNVRELRSAVEQALLLASGPEITAADLLPASSTSGASPARSAAVNGDGASAHAANGASDPAAIWGARSFREAKEKLIYDFERRFLLDALRRNGGNITRAAEEIGMYRQSFQQKMRELGITPDDAV from the coding sequence ATGCAGGGAAGAGTTCTCATCGTCGACGACGAGAAGGCCCTCGTGCTGGCGATCAAGGGTCTGCTCGTCAAGGAAGGCTACCAGGTCGAGACCGCCTACAGCGGCGAGGACGCCGTCAAGCTGATCGAGACCGGCAGCTTCCACGTCGTGATCACCGACCTGAGCCTGGGCGGGATCAGCGGTCTCGAGGTGCTCGAGCGCGCGCGCGCGATCGATCCCGACCTCGCGGTGATCATGATCACCGCCTACGGCTCGGAGAAGGTCGCCGTGCAGGCGATGAAGATGGGCGCGGCCGACTACCTGCCGAAGCCGTTCGACAACGACGAGCTGCGCGTCGTCGTGCGTCGCGTGATGGAGACCGCGCTGCTCAAGCGCGACCACCGCCGGCTGCTCGAGCAGGTGCAGAGCGCGTACGGCTTCGAGCAGATCGTCGGCACGAGCCCGGTGATGCAGCGGATCTTCGCGACCATCGACAAGGTCGCCGACACCGACGTTACGGTGCTGATCCGCGGCGAGAGCGGCACTGGCAAGGAGCTGGTGGCGAACGCGCTGCACTACCGTAGCCCGCGCCGCTCGAAGCCCATGATCAAGATGAACTGCGCGGCGCTCAACCGCGAGCTCGTCGAGAGCGAGCTCTTCGGCCACGAGAAGGGCGCGTTCACCGGCGCGGTCACGCGGCGCGAGGGCAAGTTCGAGGCGGCGAACGGCGGCACGCTGTTCCTCGACGAGGTCGGCGACATGCCGCTCGAGACGCAGGCCAAGCTGCTGCGCGCGATTCAGGAGAAGGAGTTCGAGCGCGTCGGCGGCAACCAGCCGATCAAGGTCGACGTGCGCCTGATCGCGGCGACCAATCACGATCTGGAAGAAGCCGTGCGCCGCGGCCGCTTCCGCGAGGACCTCTACTACCGGCTGCGCGTCGTCGAGCTGGTGATCCCGCCGCTCGCCGAGCGGCGCGAGGACATCCCGCTGCTGATCGACCATTTCCTCAAGCAGGCGGCGCAGCGCTTCAAGCGCGAGCCGAAGCCGCTCTCGGGCGACGCGCTGCGCGCATGCTTGACGCACGAGTGGCGCGGCAACGTACGCGAGCTGCGCTCGGCGGTCGAGCAGGCGCTGCTGCTCGCGTCGGGGCCGGAGATCACCGCGGCGGACCTGCTGCCCGCGTCGTCCACGAGCGGCGCGTCGCCCGCGCGCTCCGCGGCCGTCAACGGCGACGGCGCGTCCGCGCACGCGGCGAACGGAGCTTCCGACCCCGCCGCGATCTGGGGCGCGCGCTCGTTCCGCGAGGCCAAGGAGAAGCTGATCTACGACTTCGAGCGCCGCTTCCTGCTCGATGCCCTGCGGCGCAACGGCGGCAACATCACGCGCGCCGCCGAGGAGATCGGCATGTACCGCCAGAGCTTCCAGCAGAAGATGCGCGAGCTCGGCATCACCCCGGACGACGCGGTCTAG
- a CDS encoding VOC family protein — protein sequence MIDHLGISVSDFERSKRFYQAALAPLGYQLVKEYAGIAAGFGADGKPDFWIAPGTPTAGLHVAFTTRDRKTVDAFYEAAIAAGGRDNGKPGVRAQYHPNYYGAFVLDPDGYNVEAVCHEAVS from the coding sequence ATGATCGATCACCTGGGGATTTCCGTCTCGGACTTCGAGCGCAGCAAGCGCTTCTACCAGGCGGCGCTCGCCCCGCTCGGCTACCAGCTCGTGAAGGAGTACGCCGGCATCGCCGCCGGCTTCGGCGCGGACGGCAAGCCCGACTTCTGGATCGCGCCCGGCACCCCGACGGCGGGTCTGCACGTCGCCTTCACGACCCGCGATCGGAAGACCGTCGACGCCTTCTACGAGGCCGCGATCGCGGCCGGCGGGCGCGACAACGGCAAGCCCGGCGTCCGCGCGCAGTACCACCCCAACTACTACGGCGCGTTCGTCCTCGACCCCGACGGCTACAACGTCGAGGCCGTGTGCCACGAGGCCGTCTCGTGA
- a CDS encoding HAMP domain-containing sensor histidine kinase gives MMAVIGFIVALILFKHFSRRLKHYRRMTLDGDLEEAMPYATSWHREWERHWAEKFRRHEERRAWCMAHHGRRKSKSKRKRGWHDWYDDEEVRVGALDGAANGSPASERVAETGHDAKPAAASKRDERSTPEAAILKRARRRAAAEVSFYGHLMSYLGVMAFLALINILTTRYPWFLWPALGWGIGLFAHYMAVFGSRTLKEKYFYPAVEREVRRETANVRTEKQASIDELSATIAHEIRNPIAAAKSLVQQMGEDPRSVENVQYAQVALEELDRVEKSISHLLRYAKEEDLEFAPTNLASVVDAALTEMRAKLDAAQVAVARNYIGGPTIVGDAGKLRQVFANIIDNAIDALAPVEHERRVDLFIENGIPNRARVRIRDNGIGIPKEKMDRIFNPFFTTKEKGTGLGMAISKKIVEAHEGAIDVLSEPQRGTEFIVTLPLPH, from the coding sequence ATGATGGCAGTCATCGGGTTCATCGTCGCCTTGATCCTCTTCAAGCATTTCTCGAGGCGGCTCAAGCACTACCGCCGGATGACGCTCGATGGCGACCTGGAGGAGGCGATGCCCTACGCGACGAGCTGGCACCGCGAGTGGGAGCGCCACTGGGCGGAGAAGTTCCGTCGGCACGAGGAGCGCCGCGCCTGGTGCATGGCGCACCACGGTCGGCGCAAGTCGAAGTCGAAGCGCAAGCGGGGCTGGCACGATTGGTACGACGACGAGGAGGTGCGCGTCGGCGCGCTCGACGGGGCGGCCAACGGCTCGCCTGCGAGCGAGCGCGTCGCCGAGACCGGCCACGACGCCAAGCCCGCCGCCGCGAGCAAGCGCGACGAGCGCAGCACGCCCGAGGCCGCGATCCTGAAGCGCGCGCGACGCCGCGCCGCGGCCGAGGTCAGCTTCTACGGCCACCTGATGAGCTACCTCGGCGTGATGGCGTTCCTCGCGCTGATCAACATCCTGACGACGCGCTACCCGTGGTTCCTGTGGCCCGCGCTCGGCTGGGGCATCGGGCTCTTCGCGCACTACATGGCGGTGTTCGGCTCGCGGACGCTCAAGGAAAAGTACTTCTACCCGGCCGTCGAGCGTGAGGTGCGCCGCGAGACCGCCAACGTCCGCACCGAGAAGCAGGCGAGCATCGACGAGCTCTCGGCGACCATCGCGCACGAGATCCGCAACCCGATCGCCGCCGCGAAGAGCCTCGTCCAGCAGATGGGCGAGGACCCGCGCTCGGTCGAGAACGTGCAGTACGCGCAGGTCGCGCTCGAGGAGCTCGACCGCGTCGAGAAGTCGATCTCGCACCTGCTGCGCTATGCGAAGGAAGAGGACCTCGAGTTTGCGCCGACCAACCTCGCGAGCGTGGTCGACGCGGCGCTCACCGAGATGCGCGCCAAGCTCGACGCCGCGCAGGTCGCGGTCGCGCGCAACTACATCGGCGGCCCGACGATCGTCGGCGACGCCGGCAAGCTGCGTCAAGTATTCGCCAACATCATCGACAACGCGATCGACGCGCTGGCCCCCGTCGAGCACGAGCGCAGGGTCGACCTGTTCATCGAGAACGGCATCCCGAACCGCGCGCGGGTGCGCATCCGCGACAACGGCATCGGGATCCCGAAGGAGAAGATGGATCGGATCTTCAACCCGTTCTTCACCACCAAGGAGAAGGGGACGGGTCTCGGCATGGCGATCTCGAAGAAGATCGTCGAGGCGCACGAGGGCGCGATCGACGTGCTCAGCGAGCCGCAGCGCGGCACCGAGTTCATCGTCACGCTGCCGCTGCCGCACTGA
- the mgtE gene encoding magnesium transporter, with amino-acid sequence MSSQANLQEADDRLSPEELHEAWGLLSHDDRVEGFRLLDRAIAEDFFLSLSSREQAELLAELPHVQRRSWLRLLPLDDAADLIQEFPEPERERLLSLFDESTRKELMGLLAYAEDRAGGLMNPKYARVRPDMSVDEAIAYLRRQARERIEYIYYVYVLDAEQRLLGVVTFRELFAARPEQRVREVMRTDIVTVPEEMDQEHVSQLFARHDLAAIPVVDTEGRIKGIVTVDDIVDVVQEEATEDIQKIGGTAALDAPYLDVGLFSMIRKRAGWLSVLFLGEMLTTTAMAYFESELERAIVLAVFIPLIISSGGNSGSQATTLVIRAMALDEIRLRDWYRVVRRELLSGLALGGILGALGFLRVVLGGAYLNTYGEHYVLVGLTVAVSLVGVVTWGTLAGSMLPFVLRKLGFDPASASAPFVATLVDVCGILIYFGLASVILAGTLL; translated from the coding sequence ATGTCCTCGCAGGCGAACCTGCAGGAAGCCGACGATCGGCTCTCCCCCGAAGAGCTGCACGAGGCGTGGGGGTTGCTCTCGCACGACGACCGTGTCGAGGGCTTCCGCCTGCTCGACCGTGCGATCGCCGAGGACTTCTTCCTCTCGCTGAGCTCGCGCGAGCAGGCCGAGCTGCTCGCCGAGCTGCCGCACGTCCAGCGCCGCTCCTGGCTGCGCCTGCTGCCGCTCGACGACGCCGCGGACCTGATCCAGGAGTTCCCCGAGCCCGAGCGCGAGCGCCTGCTGTCGCTGTTCGACGAGAGCACGCGCAAGGAGCTGATGGGGCTCCTCGCCTACGCCGAGGACCGCGCCGGCGGTCTGATGAACCCGAAGTACGCGCGCGTGCGGCCGGACATGAGCGTCGACGAGGCGATCGCCTACCTGCGACGCCAGGCGCGCGAGCGCATCGAGTACATCTACTACGTCTACGTGCTCGACGCGGAGCAGCGCCTGCTCGGCGTGGTGACCTTCCGCGAGCTCTTCGCCGCGCGTCCCGAGCAGCGCGTGCGCGAGGTGATGCGCACCGACATCGTCACCGTGCCCGAGGAGATGGACCAGGAGCACGTGAGCCAGCTCTTCGCGCGCCACGACCTGGCGGCCATCCCGGTCGTCGACACGGAAGGACGCATCAAGGGTATCGTCACGGTCGACGACATCGTCGACGTCGTGCAGGAGGAGGCCACCGAGGACATCCAGAAGATCGGTGGTACCGCAGCGCTCGACGCGCCGTACCTCGACGTCGGCCTGTTCAGCATGATCCGCAAGCGCGCCGGCTGGCTGTCGGTGCTGTTCCTCGGCGAGATGCTGACCACGACCGCGATGGCGTACTTCGAGAGCGAGCTCGAGCGCGCGATCGTGCTCGCGGTGTTCATCCCGCTGATCATCTCGAGCGGCGGCAACTCGGGCTCGCAGGCGACGACGCTCGTCATCCGCGCGATGGCGCTCGACGAGATCCGGCTGCGCGACTGGTACCGCGTCGTGCGGCGCGAGCTCCTCTCGGGGCTCGCGCTCGGCGGGATCCTCGGCGCGCTCGGCTTCCTGCGCGTGGTGCTGGGCGGCGCGTACCTGAACACGTACGGCGAGCACTACGTGCTGGTCGGCCTCACGGTCGCGGTGAGCCTGGTCGGCGTCGTGACCTGGGGCACGCTCGCCGGATCGATGCTGCCGTTCGTGCTGCGCAAGCTCGGCTTCGACCCGGCGAGCGCGTCCGCACCGTTCGTCGCGACGCTGGTCGACGTGTGCGGCATCCTGATCTACTTCGGGCTCGCGAGCGTGATCCTGGCGGGGACGCTCCTCTAG
- a CDS encoding YqiA/YcfP family alpha/beta fold hydrolase, which produces MKQTRPQLAYLHGFASGPGSTKAQFLRARLAELGVELAIPDLAPDFRRMTIGGELAVVEELLDEAEQTILLGSSLGGYLAALAAERHPARIPGLVLLAPAFGFVERWQRRLGAEAMAQWRASDELRVFHYATNREEPLSIDVVDEARRYPAQPDPPCPALVFAGRRDESVPLDAIEPFAAARANRELVVFDAGHELIEVLEPMWQRTCEFLASLGALPRTS; this is translated from the coding sequence ATGAAGCAGACACGCCCGCAGCTCGCCTACCTGCACGGCTTCGCCTCGGGACCCGGCAGTACGAAGGCGCAGTTCCTCCGCGCGCGGCTCGCCGAGCTCGGCGTCGAGCTCGCGATCCCCGACCTCGCACCCGACTTCCGCCGCATGACGATCGGTGGCGAGCTCGCGGTGGTGGAAGAGCTGCTCGACGAAGCAGAGCAGACGATCCTCCTGGGCTCGAGCCTCGGCGGCTACCTCGCGGCGCTCGCCGCCGAGCGCCATCCCGCGCGCATCCCCGGGCTCGTCCTGCTCGCGCCGGCGTTCGGCTTCGTCGAGCGCTGGCAGCGACGGCTCGGTGCCGAAGCCATGGCGCAGTGGCGCGCGAGCGACGAGCTGCGCGTCTTCCACTATGCAACCAACCGCGAGGAGCCGCTGTCGATCGACGTCGTCGACGAGGCACGGCGCTACCCCGCACAGCCCGACCCGCCCTGCCCCGCGCTGGTCTTCGCCGGGCGGCGCGACGAGTCGGTGCCGCTCGACGCGATCGAGCCGTTCGCCGCCGCGCGCGCGAACCGCGAGCTCGTCGTCTTCGACGCGGGACACGAGCTCATCGAGGTGCTCGAGCCGATGTGGCAGCGGACGTGCGAGTTCCTCGCGTCGCTCGGCGCTCTGCCGCGCACGTCGTGA